In one window of Gammaproteobacteria bacterium DNA:
- the xth gene encoding exodeoxyribonuclease III: protein MLRIATWNVNSLRVRLSHVLDWLAHAQPDILALQETKLPDEDFPTDSIHQSSYQAIYAGQKTYNGVATLSRQPGTDVITDLPGLNDPQRRLLGASYGEVMVLNVYVPNGAEVSSDKYAYKLEWLSKLHAYIEELLARKPHLIVLGDFNIAPEDRDVHDPVAWEGKVLVSEPERNQFKRLLELGLVDCFRVFEQASGHFSWWDYRAAAFRRNQGLRIDHILISSELAKRCTACYVDKRPRALDRPSDHVPVVAEFTL, encoded by the coding sequence ATGCTCCGTATCGCCACGTGGAACGTGAACTCGTTGCGAGTTCGCCTATCCCACGTTTTAGACTGGTTAGCGCATGCGCAGCCCGACATCCTTGCCCTGCAGGAGACCAAACTACCCGACGAAGACTTTCCTACCGACAGCATCCACCAGAGCAGCTACCAAGCGATCTATGCGGGACAGAAGACTTACAACGGCGTTGCAACGTTAAGCCGACAGCCCGGTACCGATGTAATTACAGACCTTCCCGGATTGAATGATCCACAGCGTCGCCTGTTAGGCGCATCGTACGGCGAGGTGATGGTCCTGAACGTTTATGTGCCCAATGGAGCCGAGGTGAGTTCAGACAAATATGCATATAAGCTTGAATGGCTTTCGAAACTTCACGCATATATCGAAGAGCTCCTGGCCAGAAAACCCCACCTGATCGTGCTCGGCGACTTCAATATTGCCCCAGAGGATCGCGATGTGCACGATCCCGTGGCATGGGAAGGCAAGGTCCTGGTCAGCGAGCCGGAACGGAACCAGTTTAAGCGCCTGCTAGAACTCGGGCTAGTCGACTGCTTTCGGGTGTTCGAGCAGGCCAGTGGGCACTTTTCTTGGTGGGATTACCGCGCGGCAGCTTTCCGTCGCAACCAAGGTCTGCGCATCGATCACATTCTTATAAGCAGTGAGCTGGCGAAACGTTGCACTGCTTGCTACGTCGACAAACGCCCTCGCGCCCTGGATCGGCCGTCGGACCATGTACCAGTTGTCGCCGAATTCACGCTGTAG
- the rpmE gene encoding 50S ribosomal protein L31, translating to MKPDIHPAYDEITVTCSCGNSFKTKSTLGKDLHIDVCSQCHPFYTGKQKLMDTAGRVDKFRRKYGIQ from the coding sequence ATGAAACCGGACATCCATCCCGCATATGATGAAATTACCGTAACCTGTAGTTGCGGAAATTCATTTAAAACCAAATCCACACTTGGTAAGGACCTGCACATCGACGTCTGCTCACAATGTCACCCCTTCTACACCGGGAAACAAAAGCTCATGGACACCGCAGGGCGCGTCGACAAATTCCGCCGCAAATACGGCATCCAATAA
- a CDS encoding thermonuclease family protein, with product MRTAARTEWFFLRVIRSVVLSSVLVAAPGSLSNAATDPACATDEVDDEADVRSIVDGDTIVLADGRRVRLIGIDSPEIDYAGGGVEPFADTARGELTALLTARPHVGIRFDATRSDRYGRLLAHLFLDDGTNVQAWLLERGLGTRLTIPPNVMYLDCYRVTETRARDAARGIWALPEYQPIEATELTKEDGGYRIVTGNVLRVGESRSSIWINIAPRMALRIRREDLTYFEGIKFHRLVGKRITARGWLYTKNAEIRMRIQHSANLQIADPAS from the coding sequence TTGCGGACAGCCGCTCGTACGGAGTGGTTTTTCTTACGTGTCATTCGGTCTGTCGTACTTAGCTCGGTACTTGTTGCGGCCCCGGGTAGCCTGTCCAACGCGGCCACAGATCCGGCCTGTGCCACAGATGAAGTTGACGATGAGGCCGATGTTCGCTCGATAGTGGATGGCGACACCATTGTACTCGCAGATGGCCGTCGCGTGAGGTTGATCGGCATCGATAGTCCGGAGATCGATTACGCTGGTGGCGGAGTCGAACCGTTTGCCGACACCGCACGCGGCGAGCTGACAGCGCTGCTCACCGCCCGACCGCATGTTGGCATACGCTTTGATGCGACACGCAGCGACCGATATGGGCGTCTGCTGGCCCATTTGTTCCTTGATGATGGCACAAACGTTCAAGCTTGGTTGCTAGAGCGGGGGCTCGGGACGCGACTGACGATTCCACCCAACGTGATGTATCTTGACTGCTACCGTGTGACGGAGACACGCGCACGGGATGCGGCGCGCGGTATCTGGGCGCTTCCAGAATACCAGCCGATTGAGGCGACCGAATTGACGAAGGAGGACGGCGGTTACCGAATTGTTACCGGCAACGTATTGCGGGTTGGCGAAAGCCGGTCATCCATCTGGATAAATATTGCACCGCGAATGGCCCTTCGCATCCGTCGCGAAGACCTGACTTACTTCGAGGGCATTAAGTTCCATCGCCTTGTCGGTAAACGGATCACTGCCCGCGGCTGGCTATATACGAAAAATGCTGAGATCCGCATGCGTATACAGCACTCGGCCAACCTGCAGATCGCTGATCCAGCCTCCTAA
- a CDS encoding c-type cytochrome, whose product MKTFLKITALLVITTLGVAEAGGDPTAGKAKSVACAACHGTDGNSTNPVWPKLAGQNAQYLLKQLADFKAGERIDPMMSPMATPLTEAGIADLASFYASQSITVGSAKPDLVAAGERIYRGGNRATGVAACMACHGPRGVGNPAAKYPALGGQHAAYTAKQLRAFKSGERANDPNSVMRTIAARMNDEEIDAVAEYVSGLH is encoded by the coding sequence ATGAAAACATTCCTCAAAATCACGGCTCTTTTGGTCATAACCACCCTAGGCGTCGCCGAAGCAGGCGGTGATCCCACCGCCGGTAAAGCCAAGTCAGTCGCCTGCGCCGCATGCCATGGTACAGACGGTAACAGCACCAATCCCGTTTGGCCCAAGCTCGCAGGCCAGAACGCCCAATACCTTCTGAAACAGCTCGCCGATTTCAAAGCTGGCGAGCGCATCGATCCGATGATGAGTCCCATGGCCACCCCTTTAACCGAGGCCGGCATAGCTGATCTCGCGAGCTTCTATGCGTCCCAATCGATCACGGTGGGATCTGCGAAGCCCGACTTGGTTGCTGCGGGTGAACGCATCTATCGGGGCGGCAACCGCGCCACCGGCGTGGCGGCCTGTATGGCCTGCCATGGACCGCGTGGCGTGGGCAACCCCGCGGCAAAGTACCCCGCATTGGGTGGGCAACATGCTGCTTACACAGCGAAACAGTTGCGCGCCTTCAAATCTGGTGAACGCGCTAACGACCCAAACAGCGTGATGCGGACGATCGCAGCGAGGATGAATGATGAGGAAATCGATGCAGTCGCCGAGTACGTAAGCGGTCTGCATTAA
- a CDS encoding cytochrome c biogenesis protein ResB — MNLAITLFVGIAIASVIGTVLRQNESYQNYIIKFGPFWHEVFKTLGLYDVYASGWFLFALTFLVLSTSVCVIRNAPIMIRSMREFRENIQERSLQNLPNRAQWTVQRPLEQVLARISAILKGLGYRLRIKDHGTHTVLAAMKGASNRAGYLLTHIAIVTICVAGLLDGNLPLKLKALSGHITIETRDIPVSEVPAQSRLPTHNPSFRGNVSIPEGSAVDVAFINIAEGYVVQELPFVVEVRDFRIAHYANGQPKSFETDLLIHDPKMPTPLRYTIGVNKPLTYNGYTLYQASFGDGGSKLQLKATSLRGPANGERDILELTGVINEDLNLNTLEGPLRLELTDFRRFNIQPTPEGDPSGKSFRDAGPSFTFKLRWPNGVAKEYINYMYPVTFETRPFYLSGVRSSPAEEFKYLHIPADASGEPGRFLRFQMLLSDDKRLAEITQDTTRRSLAEARIDDTKLQEEVSTAMAQLVEIFRAGGYDALSEYLDANVPEDKRGAAAEAYLKVLDHGLRDIYMAVLEEEGIDTSKEISPEDRQFFEDAVSALSVLHRYGSPFYLQLEDFEHRQATGLLITRTPGKNIVYLGFAMLITGIFLLLYVPHQRVWALIATNGGATHILLAGSRLRHQHDFAKEFVQLRRNLHDAITKTR, encoded by the coding sequence ATGAACTTGGCCATCACGCTTTTTGTGGGGATTGCCATTGCCTCAGTGATCGGTACGGTGTTGCGTCAGAATGAGTCGTACCAAAACTACATCATCAAATTCGGCCCGTTTTGGCACGAGGTCTTCAAGACACTGGGCCTCTACGATGTCTACGCGTCCGGTTGGTTTCTTTTCGCCCTCACCTTTCTCGTCCTCTCGACCAGTGTATGCGTAATCCGTAACGCTCCCATCATGATCCGCAGCATGCGCGAATTTCGGGAGAACATTCAGGAACGTTCGCTCCAAAATTTGCCCAATCGCGCACAATGGACGGTCCAAAGGCCTCTCGAACAGGTCTTGGCAAGGATCAGCGCAATCCTTAAAGGCCTGGGTTATAGGCTGCGCATTAAGGATCACGGGACCCATACCGTCCTCGCTGCGATGAAGGGGGCAAGCAACCGCGCAGGGTATCTGCTGACACATATAGCAATCGTAACCATCTGCGTCGCGGGACTTTTGGACGGCAACCTGCCGCTGAAGCTCAAGGCGCTTTCAGGTCACATCACTATTGAAACCCGTGACATCCCAGTTTCCGAAGTGCCGGCGCAAAGCCGCCTGCCAACGCACAACCCCTCATTTCGGGGAAACGTCTCAATACCCGAAGGAAGTGCCGTGGATGTGGCATTTATCAACATCGCCGAGGGCTACGTGGTACAGGAATTACCCTTTGTGGTGGAAGTAAGAGACTTTAGGATCGCACATTACGCAAACGGTCAACCCAAATCATTCGAGACAGATCTGCTGATCCACGATCCGAAAATGCCTACGCCCTTGCGGTACACCATTGGCGTCAACAAGCCGTTGACTTACAACGGCTATACCCTCTACCAGGCGAGTTTCGGGGATGGCGGCTCCAAGTTGCAGCTGAAAGCAACATCTCTGAGGGGCCCCGCCAACGGCGAACGCGACATCCTTGAATTAACTGGCGTGATAAACGAAGACCTTAACCTCAACACCCTCGAAGGACCGCTGCGCCTGGAACTAACTGATTTCCGTCGTTTCAATATCCAACCCACCCCCGAAGGCGACCCGTCAGGAAAATCGTTCAGGGACGCCGGCCCAAGTTTCACATTCAAACTCCGCTGGCCCAATGGCGTCGCCAAGGAGTACATCAACTACATGTACCCCGTCACATTCGAGACGCGGCCGTTTTACTTGAGTGGCGTGCGTTCCTCCCCTGCCGAAGAATTCAAGTACCTGCATATTCCTGCGGATGCCAGCGGCGAGCCTGGCCGATTCCTTCGCTTTCAGATGCTTTTAAGCGATGACAAACGACTTGCTGAGATCACCCAAGACACCACACGCCGTTCACTCGCTGAAGCGCGAATCGACGACACCAAACTTCAAGAAGAGGTCAGCACTGCCATGGCGCAGCTCGTGGAAATTTTTAGGGCGGGTGGCTACGACGCATTGAGCGAGTATCTTGACGCGAACGTACCGGAAGACAAGCGTGGTGCCGCAGCCGAGGCCTACCTTAAAGTATTGGATCATGGGCTGCGAGACATCTATATGGCCGTATTGGAAGAGGAAGGGATCGACACAAGCAAAGAGATCAGCCCAGAAGACAGACAGTTCTTCGAGGACGCGGTCAGTGCGCTATCCGTGCTTCACAGATACGGATCGCCATTTTATCTCCAACTCGAGGACTTTGAGCATAGACAGGCGACCGGCTTACTCATTACCCGTACGCCAGGAAAAAATATAGTGTATCTTGGCTTCGCGATGCTAATTACCGGCATTTTTCTCCTACTTTATGTTCCCCATCAAAGAGTATGGGCGCTCATTGCCACGAACGGGGGGGCGACGCACATTCTCCTGGCCGGTAGCAGGCTGCGGCATCAGCACGATTTCGCTAAGGAATTCGTTCAACTGCGGCGGAATCTACACGACGCCATAACAAAAACTAGATGA
- the ccsB gene encoding c-type cytochrome biogenesis protein CcsB: MRAPGQRPLRQTLGILAWLWSAVLAGAVTYTTIAYWDFMDAYEVGILGMATAALMVIGWKWKPIRFLTITVAALSLFSISLYGTSLASGEEKFFLKYLLSSQSATMWMSALYVMATFTYFGSLFANSEFTGKVATAMTWSAIAMGLIGLMVRWRESYLISTDVGHIPVSNLYEVFILFCIITSLVYLFYEAKYRTRAMGGFVLLIVSAAVGFLLWYTFDRGANEIQPLVPALQSYWMKIHVPANFIGYGCFSLAAMVGVTYLLRALSEKTRPHGFMAARLPPLDLLDDVMYKAIALGFAFFTIATILGSLWAAEAWGGYWSWDPKETWALIVWLNYAAWLHMRIAKGWRGMPMAWWAIVGLFVTLFAFLGVNMFLSGLHSYGEL, encoded by the coding sequence ATGCGTGCGCCCGGGCAGCGACCGCTACGTCAAACGTTGGGCATCTTGGCCTGGTTGTGGTCTGCCGTACTCGCTGGGGCAGTGACCTACACCACTATCGCCTATTGGGATTTTATGGATGCCTACGAAGTGGGCATTCTGGGTATGGCCACCGCCGCGCTGATGGTCATAGGATGGAAGTGGAAGCCGATTCGGTTCCTCACCATTACTGTAGCCGCCTTGAGTCTGTTCAGCATTAGCCTATACGGCACCTCACTCGCAAGCGGCGAAGAAAAGTTTTTTCTAAAGTATCTTCTGTCAAGTCAATCCGCAACGATGTGGATGAGTGCCCTCTATGTGATGGCGACCTTTACCTACTTCGGAAGCCTCTTTGCCAACTCGGAGTTTACCGGCAAGGTTGCGACAGCCATGACCTGGTCAGCGATCGCGATGGGGCTCATTGGCTTGATGGTGCGCTGGCGCGAATCGTATCTCATCAGTACTGACGTGGGCCACATTCCTGTCAGCAATCTCTATGAAGTCTTTATCCTATTCTGCATCATCACGTCGCTTGTGTACCTTTTCTATGAAGCGAAATACAGAACGCGCGCCATGGGAGGATTCGTTCTGCTCATCGTCAGCGCAGCAGTCGGTTTCTTATTGTGGTACACGTTTGATCGGGGCGCCAACGAGATCCAGCCTTTGGTGCCCGCCCTTCAGAGTTATTGGATGAAGATCCACGTGCCCGCCAATTTTATAGGCTATGGCTGCTTCAGCCTGGCGGCCATGGTTGGCGTAACCTACCTGCTGCGCGCGCTGAGCGAAAAGACACGGCCTCATGGGTTCATGGCAGCACGCCTACCACCCCTCGATTTGCTTGACGATGTCATGTACAAGGCGATTGCTCTGGGTTTCGCCTTCTTCACCATTGCGACCATCCTAGGGTCCTTGTGGGCGGCGGAGGCATGGGGCGGTTATTGGTCCTGGGACCCGAAAGAAACCTGGGCCTTAATCGTATGGCTAAACTATGCTGCCTGGTTGCACATGCGCATTGCCAAGGGCTGGCGTGGGATGCCCATGGCCTGGTGGGCCATCGTGGGATTGTTCGTCACATTGTTTGCATTTCTTGGCGTCAATATGTTTCTGTCCGGCCTGCATTCTTACGGCGAGTTGTAG
- a CDS encoding thiol:disulfide interchange protein DsbA/DsbL, whose amino-acid sequence MKRILVLLCVVWLTPFAGAGLATAAEPQSGPEHAYRRIVPPQPTDTDGKVEVVEVFWYGCSHCYDFEPYLNEWLATISPDVQFKRMPGVFRKSWMAHARAYYTAEQLGIVEEIHTPLFDAIHKDNQKLNDEASLKAFFVSHGVREEDFTKAYNSFTVDSKVKQAVVMGQRYGVTGVPSMIVNGKYRSSASITGSYANLIQAVNELIEQERQASKVAAQP is encoded by the coding sequence ATGAAAAGAATCCTTGTCTTGTTATGCGTCGTTTGGCTTACGCCATTTGCAGGAGCCGGTCTCGCCACTGCGGCCGAACCACAGTCTGGCCCGGAACATGCCTACCGGCGTATCGTGCCACCACAACCGACAGACACCGATGGCAAAGTGGAGGTGGTCGAAGTGTTCTGGTATGGCTGTTCCCACTGTTATGATTTTGAACCTTACCTCAATGAGTGGCTCGCCACGATATCCCCCGACGTGCAGTTCAAGCGCATGCCCGGTGTCTTCAGAAAAAGCTGGATGGCTCATGCGAGGGCCTACTACACGGCCGAGCAACTTGGGATTGTCGAGGAAATCCACACACCGCTCTTTGATGCCATTCACAAAGACAACCAAAAGCTCAACGACGAAGCATCGCTGAAGGCATTCTTTGTGAGCCACGGGGTACGTGAGGAGGACTTCACTAAGGCCTACAACTCATTTACCGTCGATAGCAAAGTCAAGCAGGCGGTCGTCATGGGTCAACGCTACGGTGTCACTGGCGTGCCCTCGATGATCGTGAATGGAAAGTATCGGTCCAGCGCCAGTATTACCGGGAGCTATGCGAATCTCATCCAGGCCGTCAACGAGCTCATCGAACAGGAAAGACAGGCGAGTAAGGTAGCCGCTCAGCCCTAG
- the mscL gene encoding large conductance mechanosensitive channel protein MscL — MLKEFKEFALKGNMLDMATGIVIGAAVGTVVNSLVNDVLMPPVGLLLGGVDFSNWFLVIKEGATAAPYSIVEAAAEAGAVTVNWGLFINNLISFLVVSFVIYLLIRAMNQLRRAEEAAPTRHLEVKYYWERSEIF; from the coding sequence ATGCTTAAAGAATTCAAAGAGTTCGCGCTGAAAGGCAACATGCTGGATATGGCAACCGGGATCGTCATCGGTGCCGCAGTCGGCACGGTGGTCAACAGTCTGGTCAATGACGTCCTTATGCCGCCTGTTGGCTTGCTTTTGGGGGGCGTAGATTTCTCCAATTGGTTTTTGGTGATTAAGGAGGGGGCGACCGCGGCCCCCTATTCGATCGTCGAAGCGGCGGCGGAGGCTGGGGCAGTGACCGTGAATTGGGGATTGTTTATCAACAACCTAATCAGTTTCCTGGTCGTTTCGTTTGTAATCTATTTGCTAATACGGGCCATGAATCAGTTGCGGCGTGCCGAAGAAGCCGCACCGACCCGCCACCTAGAGGTGAAATATTACTGGGAGAGATCAGAGATCTTCTAA
- a CDS encoding DUF4332 domain-containing protein has product MSQSIETIEGIGPAYGEKLRNAGCGTPEALLNAGATPDGRQTIAAKTGISDSVVLRCVNMADLFRIKGVAGEYAELLEASGVDTVKELRHRNAENLAAKMEEVNGTKRLCRVVPSLKQIEDWIAQAKELPPVVTY; this is encoded by the coding sequence ATGAGTCAATCAATAGAGACAATCGAGGGCATTGGTCCTGCGTATGGTGAAAAACTCCGCAATGCCGGTTGCGGAACGCCCGAGGCTCTGCTCAACGCTGGCGCTACGCCTGATGGTCGTCAGACGATCGCCGCCAAGACCGGTATCAGCGATTCGGTCGTCTTGCGTTGCGTGAATATGGCTGACTTGTTTCGGATTAAGGGAGTGGCCGGCGAATACGCTGAGCTGCTGGAAGCGTCGGGCGTGGATACAGTGAAAGAGCTCAGACACCGTAACGCAGAAAACCTCGCCGCTAAGATGGAAGAGGTCAATGGCACAAAGCGGCTCTGCCGGGTAGTTCCGAGCCTGAAACAGATCGAAGATTGGATCGCCCAGGCCAAAGAGCTGCCACCGGTGGTGACGTACTGA